A part of Flavobacteriaceae bacterium GSB9 genomic DNA contains:
- a CDS encoding winged helix-turn-helix transcriptional regulator gives MGKIKLDEIDHQILDMLIDNTRIPFTDIAKKLLISAGTVHVRVKKMEEAGIIKGSSLMLDYKKLGYSFIAYVGLYLNNTSQTKFVLERINEIAYVTVAHITTGKFNIFCKIRARSTEHAKEVIFLLDDIDGVYRTETMISLEESINDKKRLMHSIFNDM, from the coding sequence ATGGGGAAAATTAAATTAGACGAAATCGATCATCAAATTCTTGATATGTTGATTGATAACACTAGGATTCCGTTTACGGACATTGCAAAAAAATTGTTAATCTCTGCAGGTACAGTTCATGTTCGTGTAAAAAAAATGGAAGAAGCTGGAATAATAAAAGGGTCTTCTTTAATGTTAGACTACAAAAAGCTTGGATATTCATTTATTGCTTATGTTGGCTTATACCTAAACAATACTTCTCAAACCAAATTTGTTTTAGAACGCATTAACGAAATTGCTTATGTAACAGTAGCGCACATAACTACCGGTAAATTCAATATTTTCTGTAAAATTAGGGCGCGTAGCACCGAACATGCCAAGGAAGTGATATTTTTACTAGACGATATTGATGGTGTTTACAGAACAGAAACCATGATTTCTTTAGAGGAGAGCATAAACGACAAAAAGCGTTTAATGCATTCAATTTTTAATGATATGTAA
- a CDS encoding MBOAT family protein yields MVFNSFEFFIFLVLVFFVYWIPLKQNTKGQNILLLVASYFFYGWWDWRFLSLILLSTVVDYFVGIAIDRNENKKTRRRWLWVSIFFNVGLLGFFKYFNFFVDSWIDAVAMFGYEIKSTWTLRVLLPVGISFYTFQTMSYSFDIYYKRLKPTKDFLSFAAFVSFFPQLVAGPIERASNLLSQILEKRTFDYNQAVSGLKLILWGLFKKIVIADSLAPIVDDIFANYTTYPASTLVLGVTMFSFQVYGDFSGYSDIAIGTAKLFGIELMSNFKFPNFSRNVAEYWQRWHISLSTWFRHYLYIPLGGSRVSKLKSVRNIAIIFLVSGFWHGANWTFIFWGAFHAVAFIPVFLLGRNTIYKNSVVGEDSLFPSIVEIGQLILTFGIVTFSRIFFRSESITAAFGFIKRIFSDFSYGEYMHPQGYRMIDYYILIAVFVLYEYRIRKDERSPFKFKSKYLRFAIYTLVIFLMMLFYDDGVDRSFIYFQF; encoded by the coding sequence ATGGTTTTCAATTCGTTTGAATTTTTCATATTCCTTGTGTTGGTGTTTTTTGTTTACTGGATTCCATTAAAACAAAACACCAAGGGGCAGAATATTTTATTGCTTGTTGCTAGTTACTTTTTTTATGGGTGGTGGGATTGGCGCTTCCTGTCTCTAATTCTTTTAAGTACCGTTGTTGATTATTTTGTGGGCATAGCTATAGACCGTAATGAAAACAAGAAAACTAGAAGAAGGTGGTTGTGGGTCAGTATTTTTTTTAACGTAGGCTTATTGGGCTTTTTCAAATATTTCAATTTTTTTGTCGACTCGTGGATAGATGCGGTAGCCATGTTTGGTTATGAAATAAAGAGTACATGGACTCTAAGGGTGCTTCTTCCAGTAGGTATTTCGTTTTACACCTTCCAAACGATGTCTTATTCGTTTGATATTTATTACAAAAGGTTGAAGCCAACAAAAGATTTTTTATCGTTTGCTGCTTTTGTGAGCTTTTTTCCACAATTGGTTGCTGGCCCCATTGAACGAGCTTCAAATTTATTATCGCAAATTCTCGAAAAAAGAACATTTGATTATAATCAGGCCGTAAGCGGCTTGAAACTTATATTATGGGGATTGTTTAAAAAAATAGTAATAGCTGATTCTTTAGCGCCCATTGTTGACGATATTTTTGCAAATTATACAACGTACCCAGCATCTACCTTGGTTTTGGGAGTTACTATGTTTAGTTTTCAGGTTTATGGTGATTTTAGTGGCTATTCAGATATTGCTATTGGCACGGCTAAACTGTTCGGCATTGAATTGATGTCGAACTTTAAGTTCCCTAACTTCTCACGAAATGTGGCCGAGTATTGGCAGCGCTGGCACATATCATTATCAACATGGTTTAGGCACTATCTTTATATTCCTTTAGGAGGTTCTCGTGTTAGTAAACTAAAGTCGGTTAGAAATATTGCCATCATATTTTTGGTCAGTGGGTTTTGGCATGGTGCCAATTGGACGTTTATTTTCTGGGGAGCCTTTCATGCTGTAGCTTTTATTCCGGTTTTTTTATTGGGCCGGAATACCATTTATAAGAATAGTGTGGTTGGAGAAGATTCACTTTTTCCGTCTATTGTAGAAATAGGCCAGCTTATTTTAACCTTTGGCATTGTGACGTTTTCCAGAATATTTTTCAGATCGGAATCCATTACAGCAGCATTTGGTTTTATTAAACGTATTTTTTCCGATTTTTCATATGGTGAATATATGCACCCACAAGGGTATCGTATGATTGATTATTATATCCTGATTGCTGTTTTTGTACTTTATGAGTATCGCATACGAAAAGATGAACGTTCGCCATTTAAGTTTAAATCGAAATATTTACGGTTTGCCATTTACACCTTAGTTATATTTTTGATGATGCTCTTTTATGATGATGGCGTTGATAGATCATTTATTTACTTCCAATTCTAG
- a CDS encoding GNAT family N-acetyltransferase — MNKQTFKDLMLSLDFYALITEHSKIPAAYRTLSFMSGEVIYNSEGEGLEETNQATSIKLFPLYLNPRFISDKTLVINKVPQKKITGYAIDIKDTNNIENFLAQEYSKSFRSNIRRLKKRLETCFTISYRMFFGSISQNDYNDYMNELHRMLTIRFGQRNENNDILNNWDFYFNTTFELVNSKKASIFVIYENNIPIYICINHHFNNILFVSIPSYDIDYSKFALGNISIYKLLEWAIDHNYSMIDMAYGTLEYKRRWSNLIYDFEHHILFDKNQWKQRIFSALEIKKIQLKNILKHYNIDDIVKKIKSRRRRQNSPDITHQVYYNIEELHNFSTDNISVVDIYKSHQPGLKQMVFEFLYAQKAHIKMVEIFKTTTSGKYVIKLKDRCFFAKITSN; from the coding sequence TTGAATAAGCAAACATTTAAAGACCTTATGTTAAGTCTTGATTTTTACGCATTGATTACAGAGCATAGCAAAATCCCCGCTGCTTACAGGACTTTAAGCTTTATGAGTGGTGAAGTTATTTATAATTCAGAAGGTGAAGGACTTGAAGAAACAAACCAAGCAACTTCAATAAAATTGTTTCCACTGTACTTAAATCCCCGTTTTATTAGTGACAAAACCCTCGTTATTAATAAAGTTCCTCAAAAAAAAATAACAGGTTATGCTATAGATATTAAAGACACTAACAATATAGAAAACTTCCTAGCACAAGAATACAGCAAAAGTTTTCGGTCTAATATCAGGCGTTTAAAAAAGCGGCTCGAAACATGTTTTACAATTAGTTACCGTATGTTTTTTGGTTCTATTAGTCAAAACGACTATAACGATTACATGAATGAACTGCACAGAATGTTAACAATTAGGTTTGGTCAAAGGAACGAAAACAACGATATATTAAACAATTGGGATTTTTATTTCAATACAACTTTTGAGCTCGTTAACTCAAAAAAGGCATCTATTTTCGTTATTTATGAAAACAATATTCCTATATATATTTGCATAAACCATCACTTTAATAACATTTTGTTTGTTTCTATACCTTCTTACGACATCGATTACTCTAAGTTTGCCTTAGGCAACATCTCTATTTACAAACTTTTAGAATGGGCCATAGACCACAACTACAGCATGATCGACATGGCTTATGGTACACTCGAATATAAAAGACGTTGGAGCAATTTAATCTATGATTTTGAACATCATATTCTATTTGATAAAAACCAATGGAAACAGCGTATTTTCAGCGCTCTAGAAATTAAGAAAATCCAACTTAAAAATATTTTGAAACATTATAATATAGACGACATTGTAAAAAAAATAAAAAGTCGCAGAAGAAGACAAAATTCACCCGATATTACACACCAAGTATATTATAATATAGAAGAACTTCATAATTTTAGCACAGATAATATTTCTGTTGTGGACATATATAAAAGTCACCAGCCAGGTTTAAAACAAATGGTTTTCGAGTTTCTTTACGCTCAAAAAGCTCATATTAAAATGGTAGAAATTTTTAAAACTACTACCAGTGGCAAATACGTTATAAAGCTGAAAGATAGGTGCTTTTTTGCAAAAATAACCTCAAATTAA
- a CDS encoding GNAT family N-acetyltransferase, whose translation MSVLKKDDFYNSLFLENRISECYNEIKLNNGISYYKKPDGPSSKALSNSYAITLFPDYFTSEILEKDYAEKKIVQRKLVGFAIKLDGIKNVENYLKDNLKSQSRSQIKKSLKRFNLCFNVEFQIYFGQISEPVYNKAITVLKSFLEVRFNEKNDTTEILATWDNFRKRTYNQINNKQASMFITYASGEIVTVGINYHANKILKAHVIGYDINYSKFSLGNIMVYNVLEWCLDHKYNLMDMGNGYLHYKKVWSNLKYHYHYHFIYKIKSVAGTLSAIKQMAIVKAKNFIKTLKLYERFKNSSYSKNSSAKLMTRLRYNIKDTRKEKPKMINIVDFNAKNYNFLKRPVIDFLYLTQEHISDTKVFKLNEKSFLIMGRKNIRKVIFE comes from the coding sequence ATGTCCGTTTTGAAAAAAGATGATTTCTACAACAGTTTATTCCTTGAAAATCGAATTTCTGAATGCTACAACGAAATCAAATTAAACAATGGTATTTCTTACTATAAAAAACCTGATGGGCCGAGTTCAAAAGCATTATCCAATTCCTACGCCATAACTTTATTTCCTGATTATTTCACATCTGAAATTTTAGAAAAAGATTATGCCGAAAAAAAAATCGTGCAAAGAAAACTTGTTGGTTTTGCCATTAAATTAGATGGCATTAAAAATGTAGAGAATTATCTAAAAGACAACTTAAAATCACAATCCAGATCGCAAATAAAAAAAAGCTTAAAACGTTTTAACTTATGCTTTAATGTAGAATTCCAAATTTATTTTGGTCAAATATCCGAGCCAGTTTACAATAAAGCTATAACTGTTTTAAAAAGCTTTTTAGAAGTTCGGTTTAATGAAAAAAACGACACCACAGAAATTTTAGCAACATGGGACAATTTCCGAAAACGCACCTACAATCAGATTAATAATAAACAGGCCTCCATGTTTATAACTTATGCCTCTGGTGAAATAGTAACAGTTGGAATTAATTATCACGCCAATAAGATTTTAAAAGCCCATGTTATTGGTTATGATATAAACTACTCCAAATTCAGCTTGGGCAATATTATGGTTTACAATGTTTTAGAATGGTGCTTAGACCACAAATACAATTTGATGGACATGGGAAATGGTTACTTGCACTATAAAAAAGTTTGGAGCAATCTCAAATATCACTACCATTATCACTTTATTTATAAAATAAAATCTGTTGCAGGAACTCTATCTGCAATTAAGCAAATGGCTATAGTTAAAGCTAAAAATTTCATAAAAACCCTAAAGTTGTATGAACGATTTAAGAACAGTTCGTATAGTAAAAATAGCAGTGCCAAATTAATGACACGTTTAAGGTACAACATCAAAGATACCAGAAAAGAAAAACCTAAAATGATTAACATCGTAGACTTTAATGCCAAAAATTACAATTTTTTAAAAAGGCCCGTTATAGATTTTTTGTATTTAACGCAAGAGCATATTAGTGATACAAAGGTTTTTAAATTGAACGAAAAGAGTTTCCTCATCATGGGACGTAAAAACATTCGAAAAGTTATATTTGAATAA
- a CDS encoding GNAT family N-acetyltransferase: protein MIKNNFYSDLFEKDKVASAYKRLQLSFNNETIFQSDKKLDGFNKVYQQTLVPSYLDVTLDPSLQAQNIFNKKGYAIRVREIDNIDTYLKKHAGNNFKKNTLRSLRRLEQCFNISYTMFFGDIESETHSILMEKLISMIKARFQEREGKNRVIENWDYYTDIAYHLINKKKASLFVIYSDDSPIEISLNFHQGSIMYSAISSFDLNFHKFSLGNIEIYRQLEWCLENDISLFDMGYGSFDYKIKWSNFIYDLNTQVITTKKGFLSKLYVHFLKAKYKSVDYLIKTGTVDTIRHFVSFIKKNDHKENSQTDYTLKPINEDEFNNANKIEVSCLQTPYVQKPLYEFLFSQSEHINNVKIFQIKNQKNLFIFKSPNKKIQLSFVKNSQFK, encoded by the coding sequence AATTAGATGGTTTTAACAAAGTGTATCAGCAAACATTAGTTCCTAGCTACTTGGATGTAACGCTAGATCCTTCCCTGCAGGCCCAGAATATTTTTAACAAAAAAGGATATGCTATTCGCGTTAGAGAGATTGATAACATTGATACCTATTTAAAAAAACATGCTGGCAACAATTTCAAAAAAAACACTTTAAGAAGCCTTAGAAGACTAGAACAGTGTTTTAACATTAGCTATACCATGTTTTTTGGTGATATTGAGAGTGAAACACATTCGATTTTAATGGAAAAGCTTATAAGCATGATAAAAGCCCGTTTCCAAGAGCGTGAAGGGAAAAACCGCGTTATTGAAAATTGGGATTACTATACTGATATCGCGTACCATTTAATTAACAAAAAAAAGGCGTCCCTTTTTGTTATATATAGCGATGACTCCCCTATCGAAATCTCATTGAATTTTCACCAAGGATCAATCATGTATAGTGCTATTTCATCTTTCGACCTTAATTTTCACAAATTCAGTTTAGGAAACATTGAAATTTACAGACAATTAGAATGGTGCCTTGAAAATGATATTTCACTTTTCGATATGGGGTATGGCAGTTTTGACTACAAAATTAAATGGAGCAATTTTATCTATGATTTAAATACGCAAGTAATTACCACAAAAAAAGGTTTTTTAAGCAAATTGTATGTTCATTTTTTAAAAGCAAAGTATAAATCTGTTGATTATTTAATTAAGACAGGAACCGTAGACACCATCAGGCATTTTGTATCCTTCATTAAAAAGAATGACCACAAAGAAAATAGCCAAACGGACTATACTTTAAAACCCATTAACGAAGATGAGTTCAACAATGCCAATAAAATTGAAGTTTCATGTTTGCAGACCCCTTATGTGCAAAAACCTTTGTACGAGTTTTTATTCAGTCAAAGCGAACACATCAACAATGTTAAAATATTTCAAATTAAAAATCAAAAAAACCTATTTATATTCAAAAGCCCAAACAAAAAAATACAATTAAGTTTTGTAAAAAATTCTCAATTTAAATAA